A genomic region of Pirellulales bacterium contains the following coding sequences:
- a CDS encoding HEAT repeat domain-containing protein: MVRGIAFRFTSISLCGGALWLVGCAGAGEKSNWSLPFAKTSDQAQTPTPAERIEELRNLAKQAAEMPAADQQQKSEELVRVLNHEPDLLVRIELLRTLGNFPTLPAGAALYAAMQDSDRDIRMACCEAWGRRGGPDAAKVLGDVIRGEQDSDVRLAALRALAQVKDPATVAAIAPALEDPSPAMQWRAVRSLESVTGKSFGDDVNAWRSFVQGGAPREESIAGRIRRFLY; this comes from the coding sequence GTGGTACGCGGTATCGCATTTCGATTCACTTCCATCTCGCTGTGCGGTGGCGCGCTTTGGCTGGTTGGCTGCGCCGGCGCCGGAGAGAAATCGAATTGGAGTCTGCCTTTTGCCAAGACCTCCGATCAGGCGCAAACCCCCACCCCCGCCGAACGGATTGAGGAGCTGCGCAATCTGGCGAAACAAGCCGCCGAGATGCCGGCCGCCGATCAACAGCAAAAGTCGGAAGAGCTGGTCCGTGTTCTCAACCACGAACCCGATCTACTCGTGCGGATTGAACTGCTTCGCACGCTAGGCAACTTCCCCACGCTCCCGGCCGGCGCTGCGCTCTATGCGGCGATGCAAGATTCCGACCGCGACATTCGCATGGCCTGCTGCGAGGCCTGGGGGCGCCGTGGCGGTCCCGACGCAGCCAAGGTGCTGGGAGATGTCATCCGCGGCGAGCAGGATTCCGATGTGCGCCTCGCGGCCTTGCGCGCCCTGGCGCAAGTTAAAGACCCCGCGACAGTCGCCGCTATTGCGCCAGCCTTGGAAGATCCCAGCCCCGCCATGCAATGGCGCGCCGTGCGCTCCTTGGAGAGCGTCACCGGCAAGAGCTTTGGCGACGATGTCAACGCCTGGCGCAGCTTTGTGCAGGGAGGCGCGCCCCGAGAGGAATCAATCGCCGGTCGAATCCGCCGCTTCCTTTATTGA
- a CDS encoding aspartate aminotransferase family protein: protein MASTISPPQLISYAQTTEVEFLRQIFVRDQMAEWVKSPLIMGRAEDVYYWDLSGKQYLDALSGIYVVSVGHGNPRVIEAIGAQLQTLHFSPPMHGTNPVAVQLANLLAELAPGDLSTVKFECSGSEVTEAAIKLARQYHRLTGSPGRYKIISRYQSWHGSTMGSLSASGLKSRKTVNEPLAPGFIHVFPPTCYRCPFDKQHPGCGITCAKLIEQVIEQEDAATVAAVMVEPIGHTGGVIDPPEEYLPMLRDICDRHGVLLIFDEIITGIGRTGQMFAAETFDVVPDVICTGKGLSGGFIPLSAMIVRRPIADAFWGPATTNPGFVEGHTFEGHPVACAAGIAVLREIVERDLCANARERGAQLREGFERIAARHGVVGDIRGRGLLQCLEFVEDRATRRAFAAERAFGVRVGRRALEHGLLCRFDPHWIAFGPPLVVTEEQLAQMIGVLDAAIGDELRSGSRG, encoded by the coding sequence ATGGCGTCGACCATCAGCCCGCCGCAATTGATCTCGTACGCGCAAACGACCGAGGTCGAGTTTTTGCGACAGATCTTCGTACGCGACCAGATGGCCGAATGGGTCAAGTCGCCGCTGATCATGGGACGAGCCGAGGATGTCTACTATTGGGATCTGAGCGGCAAGCAGTACCTCGACGCATTGTCAGGCATCTACGTCGTCTCGGTGGGGCATGGCAACCCGCGCGTGATTGAGGCGATCGGCGCGCAGTTGCAAACACTGCACTTCAGTCCGCCGATGCACGGCACCAATCCGGTGGCGGTGCAACTGGCCAATCTGCTGGCCGAGCTGGCGCCGGGAGACTTGTCGACTGTGAAGTTTGAGTGCAGCGGATCGGAAGTGACGGAGGCCGCCATCAAGTTGGCGCGCCAATACCATCGGCTGACTGGTTCACCTGGACGGTATAAAATCATCAGCCGATACCAATCGTGGCACGGTTCGACAATGGGCTCGTTGTCGGCTTCGGGGCTCAAGTCGCGCAAGACCGTCAACGAGCCGTTGGCGCCGGGATTCATTCACGTCTTTCCGCCAACTTGTTATCGCTGCCCATTTGACAAGCAGCATCCCGGCTGCGGCATCACCTGCGCCAAATTGATCGAACAGGTCATCGAACAGGAAGACGCGGCCACCGTGGCGGCGGTGATGGTGGAGCCGATTGGCCACACGGGCGGCGTCATCGATCCGCCCGAAGAATATTTGCCGATGTTGCGCGACATTTGTGATCGGCATGGAGTTCTCTTGATCTTCGACGAGATCATCACCGGCATCGGCCGCACCGGTCAGATGTTCGCCGCCGAGACGTTCGATGTCGTGCCGGACGTCATCTGCACGGGCAAAGGACTGAGCGGCGGCTTTATCCCCTTGTCGGCGATGATCGTGCGGCGGCCGATCGCCGACGCGTTCTGGGGCCCGGCGACGACGAATCCGGGCTTTGTCGAAGGGCACACCTTCGAAGGACACCCAGTGGCATGCGCCGCCGGGATCGCTGTGTTACGCGAGATCGTCGAACGCGATCTGTGCGCCAACGCGCGCGAGCGCGGCGCTCAGTTGCGCGAGGGCTTTGAACGCATCGCCGCGCGGCATGGGGTAGTGGGAGACATTCGGGGCCGCGGACTGTTGCAATGTTTGGAGTTTGTCGAGGACCGCGCGACGCGGCGTGCGTTCGCAGCGGAGCGCGCATTCGGGGTGCGCGTGGGACGGCGGGCACTGGAACATGGACTATTGTGCCGCTTCGATCCGCATTGGATCGCGTTTGGTCCGCCGCTGGTGGTCACCGAAGAGCAGCTTGCGCAGATGATCGGCGTGCTCGATGCCGCTATCGGGGACGAACTGCGATCGGGCTCGCGCGGCTGA
- the murG gene encoding undecaprenyldiphospho-muramoylpentapeptide beta-N-acetylglucosaminyltransferase, producing the protein MVTTKAKNRTPARENSLRPDAIHFVLTGGGTGGHLYPGIAVAAEIRKRLPEARITFVGRGSAYERAEISKAGYGFVNIAARPFPQKAWDAVRFVARHVSCVREAARLLKRDSVSAVIGLGGYPSLPVARAAALQGRPLVLLEQNAVPGRANRWLAPSAALICTAFEPQRPWKVECPVQVVGSPVRREFHLSEIATASGKRRLVVLGGSQGAQSLNDQVPKALYKLGPAARKLEIVHQTGQRDCETTRELYRKLALKADVRPFIDDLPNVLAGASLVVCRAGGTTLGELTASGVPAVLVPYPYASRDHQTRNAEALEAAGAARVIDTRHLKGRLDNRLVEVLGGVLANRKTLEAMTAAMRKLSRPHAASEVAGAVCELVASGSRRRAG; encoded by the coding sequence ATGGTTACCACAAAGGCTAAAAATCGAACTCCAGCGCGAGAGAACTCGCTCCGCCCCGACGCAATCCACTTTGTGCTGACGGGAGGCGGCACTGGTGGTCACCTGTACCCCGGAATCGCCGTGGCCGCTGAAATTCGCAAGCGCCTTCCCGAGGCGCGGATCACCTTTGTGGGGCGCGGCAGCGCGTACGAACGGGCTGAAATCAGCAAAGCGGGTTACGGGTTTGTGAACATCGCCGCGCGACCATTTCCTCAAAAGGCCTGGGATGCGGTGCGGTTTGTGGCTCGCCACGTCTCGTGCGTGCGTGAAGCCGCGCGGTTGCTCAAGCGCGATTCGGTGAGCGCGGTCATCGGCCTGGGTGGCTATCCGAGCCTACCGGTGGCGCGAGCTGCCGCGCTGCAGGGGCGTCCGCTTGTCCTATTGGAACAGAACGCGGTGCCGGGAAGAGCCAATCGATGGCTGGCGCCGTCGGCCGCGTTGATCTGCACGGCCTTTGAACCGCAGCGACCATGGAAGGTCGAATGCCCTGTGCAGGTTGTCGGCAGCCCAGTGCGCCGCGAGTTTCATTTATCGGAGATCGCCACGGCATCGGGCAAACGGCGGCTAGTTGTTCTCGGCGGGAGTCAGGGGGCACAAAGCCTGAACGATCAGGTTCCGAAGGCACTTTACAAGCTGGGCCCCGCGGCGCGCAAGCTGGAGATCGTGCATCAGACGGGACAGCGCGATTGCGAGACCACGCGCGAGTTGTATCGCAAGCTAGCGCTGAAGGCCGATGTGCGCCCGTTCATCGACGATTTGCCAAATGTGCTCGCGGGCGCGTCTCTGGTGGTGTGCCGCGCTGGCGGCACAACGCTCGGTGAACTGACCGCCTCGGGCGTGCCGGCGGTGCTCGTGCCCTACCCGTATGCGAGCCGCGACCATCAGACGCGCAATGCCGAGGCGCTGGAGGCAGCCGGCGCGGCGCGGGTGATTGACACACGGCATCTCAAGGGGCGGCTGGACAATCGCCTAGTTGAGGTGTTGGGGGGGGTCCTGGCCAACCGCAAGACGCTCGAAGCGATGACCGCCGCCATGCGGAAGCTGTCGCGTCCGCACGCCGCTAGCGAAGTGGCCGGGGCCGTGTGCGAGTTGGTCGCCAGCGGCTCACGGCGCCGGGCAGGATAG
- the murE gene encoding UDP-N-acetylmuramyl-tripeptide synthetase: MHSSSAPAIGVSLRELFPQARFIGSADLRVTSCTSDSRVCRAGDLFVALDDGEFDGCDSAVHAMARGAKGVLSEQPLSDLPLTACIVPNVRAAYARLCQALAGDPAEQLQTIGIAGSYGKTVSSFLAAAVLEAGGRPSGVVGALGYFDGESVGPTSWATPDPAELARIMRQMVANGCQHAVLEASRLAVATDRLNGIPLDAVVVTSLAGEAVSNTRRLFNAMRPEGIAIFNLDDPGVAALAADYSGPAVTIGIDSAAELSAVPLEQCLSEQTFLLSVGDELSTPVRTSLIGRANIHNCLVAAALGEVYHIDPAAMVRGLEAVSVVPGRMERIECGQPFSVFVDRARRPAALAMAINTLRPLVNGRLIVVSGADSDTDGHTRSQLGRIADSGSDLLVITTNNPGYESPRDIASDMLAGVRRRDRSHVELDRDMAIAWALEHARTGDCVLIAGKGNEDYQLVEDEPLPHDDRQAARDWLYAQVAPTRASKAA, from the coding sequence ATGCACTCGTCGTCTGCCCCGGCGATCGGGGTCAGTCTTCGCGAATTGTTTCCACAGGCCCGATTTATCGGGTCGGCGGATCTTCGCGTCACGAGTTGCACCAGCGATTCGCGGGTGTGCCGCGCCGGCGACCTGTTCGTAGCGCTGGACGACGGCGAATTCGACGGCTGTGATTCTGCGGTGCATGCCATGGCCCGCGGCGCCAAAGGGGTGTTGTCTGAACAGCCCTTAAGCGATTTGCCGCTCACGGCCTGCATCGTGCCGAACGTGCGCGCCGCGTACGCCCGGCTTTGCCAGGCTTTGGCGGGCGACCCCGCGGAGCAACTACAAACAATTGGCATCGCCGGCTCTTACGGCAAGACGGTCAGCTCATTTCTAGCCGCCGCCGTGCTAGAAGCGGGGGGACGCCCCAGCGGCGTCGTGGGCGCCTTGGGTTACTTCGACGGCGAATCGGTGGGACCAACATCGTGGGCGACGCCAGATCCCGCCGAACTTGCCCGTATCATGCGGCAAATGGTGGCGAATGGTTGCCAGCATGCGGTGCTGGAGGCGTCGCGCCTGGCGGTCGCCACCGATCGATTGAATGGCATTCCGCTTGACGCCGTGGTGGTGACGAGTTTGGCCGGTGAGGCGGTAAGCAACACGCGACGATTGTTTAACGCGATGCGTCCCGAGGGGATCGCCATTTTTAACCTCGACGATCCGGGCGTCGCCGCGCTAGCCGCAGACTACTCCGGTCCGGCGGTCACCATTGGCATCGATTCAGCGGCCGAGTTATCGGCCGTGCCGTTGGAACAGTGCCTCAGCGAACAGACTTTCCTGCTGTCGGTGGGTGACGAACTTTCAACGCCCGTTCGGACTTCGTTGATCGGCCGCGCGAACATTCACAACTGCCTCGTGGCCGCGGCGCTGGGAGAGGTGTATCACATCGATCCGGCCGCGATGGTGCGTGGTCTGGAGGCGGTGAGCGTAGTGCCGGGCCGCATGGAGCGCATCGAGTGCGGCCAGCCGTTCTCGGTGTTTGTCGACCGCGCGCGCCGGCCGGCCGCGCTAGCGATGGCCATCAACACATTGCGGCCGCTGGTGAACGGACGCCTGATCGTAGTCAGCGGCGCCGACAGCGACACGGACGGACACACTCGATCTCAACTAGGACGCATTGCCGACAGCGGCAGCGATCTATTGGTAATTACCACGAACAACCCCGGCTACGAGTCGCCGCGCGACATCGCGAGCGACATGTTAGCCGGAGTCCGACGGCGCGACCGATCCCATGTCGAACTCGACCGCGACATGGCGATCGCCTGGGCGCTGGAGCATGCCCGCACCGGCGACTGCGTGCTGATCGCGGGCAAAGGCAACGAGGACTACCAACTCGTTGAGGACGAACCATTGCCGCACGACGATCGCCAAGCGGCGCGCGATTGGCTGTATGCGCAAGTCGCGCCGACGCGGGCATCGAAGGCGGCCTGA
- the dapA gene encoding 4-hydroxy-tetrahydrodipicolinate synthase has translation MRTRGEDFAGLSVALTTPFCGGDVDYKLLAEQVEFQVRAGTTCVCPVGTTGESPTLSHEEHERVIATVVEAAAGRIKVMPGTGSNSTAEALRLTKWAAKSGADAALVVAPYYNKPTQEGFYLHFKALAEAVDIPICVYNIPGRTGKNIEPETIARMAEHRNITMVKEATGSMDQASQIVALTDLTVLSGDDSLTLPLLSIGGRGVISVVGNIVPQDMIELCAAFESGDLQAAQRWHHKLFPLCRDMLGLATNPIPVKAAMKLLGRDTGELRMPLTPLTGDLEAKLRGTLSEYGLLSAAPRQRPLQTAR, from the coding sequence ATGCGAACACGAGGCGAAGATTTCGCTGGCCTTTCCGTGGCGTTGACCACCCCCTTCTGCGGCGGCGATGTCGACTACAAGCTGCTTGCGGAACAGGTCGAATTTCAAGTCCGCGCCGGCACAACCTGCGTCTGCCCCGTCGGTACCACAGGCGAGTCTCCCACCCTCTCGCACGAAGAGCACGAGCGCGTCATTGCCACTGTGGTCGAGGCCGCCGCCGGCCGCATCAAGGTCATGCCGGGCACCGGCTCCAACAGCACCGCCGAAGCCCTGCGACTCACCAAATGGGCCGCCAAGAGCGGCGCTGATGCTGCCCTGGTCGTCGCCCCCTATTACAACAAGCCCACGCAAGAAGGTTTCTATCTCCACTTCAAGGCGCTGGCCGAAGCGGTCGACATCCCCATTTGCGTCTACAACATTCCGGGGCGCACCGGCAAGAATATCGAGCCCGAAACCATTGCCCGTATGGCGGAACATCGCAACATCACGATGGTTAAAGAAGCCACCGGGTCCATGGATCAAGCATCGCAAATCGTGGCCCTCACCGACCTCACCGTGCTCAGCGGCGACGACAGTCTCACCCTGCCGCTCTTGTCCATCGGCGGGCGAGGCGTCATCAGCGTGGTCGGCAATATCGTTCCGCAAGACATGATCGAACTGTGCGCGGCATTCGAGTCGGGAGACTTGCAGGCCGCGCAGCGCTGGCATCACAAGCTTTTCCCACTCTGCCGCGACATGCTCGGCTTGGCCACCAACCCCATTCCGGTCAAAGCCGCGATGAAGCTGCTGGGCCGCGACACTGGCGAGTTGCGCATGCCGCTCACTCCACTGACCGGCGACCTGGAGGCCAAGCTGCGCGGCACGCTCAGCGAGTATGGTCTGCTGTCCGCGGCGCCACGGCAAAGGCCCTTGCAGACTGCCCGCTGA
- a CDS encoding CAAX prenyl protease-related protein, which translates to MTQSSPHVAAENDSPGWRPWLVYVAPFAIYMLLNTLEPGPPDPAKPDAQAAAPGGILAIPYQYYPLVYTIKIAVTAAFLIAVARDLARLSWRVSPRAIGVGIVGVAVWIGICELHLEERLLAPLGLASYLGLGARAAYNPLAELGDRPLLAYTFLAVRFLGLVVIVPIVEELFWRGFLMRFITDQRWWTLPLVAVSWTGVAVATAAFASAHPAELLAAIAWFSLVTWLMFRTQNLTDCVVAHGTTNLLLGLYVVATGSWRYW; encoded by the coding sequence ATGACGCAATCTTCACCCCATGTCGCAGCGGAAAACGACTCCCCCGGTTGGCGACCGTGGCTGGTTTATGTCGCGCCGTTTGCGATCTACATGCTACTGAATACGCTAGAGCCGGGGCCGCCCGACCCGGCCAAGCCCGACGCACAGGCTGCGGCGCCGGGTGGGATACTGGCGATTCCATATCAGTACTATCCGCTGGTCTACACCATCAAGATCGCAGTGACGGCGGCGTTTTTGATTGCGGTGGCGCGCGATCTGGCGCGGCTCTCCTGGCGGGTCAGTCCCAGGGCAATCGGCGTGGGGATCGTGGGGGTGGCCGTGTGGATTGGAATTTGTGAATTGCATTTGGAGGAAAGACTACTCGCGCCACTGGGGCTCGCATCGTATCTGGGGCTTGGCGCTCGCGCGGCCTACAACCCGCTGGCTGAACTGGGAGATCGGCCGCTCTTGGCGTACACGTTCTTGGCGGTGCGCTTTTTGGGTTTGGTGGTGATCGTGCCGATCGTCGAAGAGCTGTTTTGGCGCGGATTTTTGATGCGTTTCATCACCGATCAGAGATGGTGGACATTGCCGCTGGTGGCGGTGAGTTGGACCGGCGTGGCCGTGGCGACGGCGGCATTTGCATCGGCCCATCCGGCGGAATTGTTGGCGGCCATCGCCTGGTTTTCGCTGGTGACCTGGCTCATGTTTCGCACGCAGAACCTCACCGATTGCGTTGTTGCCCATGGAACCACCAACCTGCTGTTGGGTTTGTACGTCGTGGCAACTGGTAGTTGGCGGTACTGGTAG
- a CDS encoding YihY/virulence factor BrkB family protein, with protein sequence MSPIGHDESAVPPPGRGARYWGMLRETYVEWRDDKVSRLGAALAYYSFFSVGPLLLIAIVIAGAVYGDRAQDESTRQEFRAQVANYVGAAAAESVEGLMKAADRSHAGTLATLMGIAGLLFGATGAVVALKDALNTIWGVMEPMDAPWWSTLRDRLMSLVIVFAVGVLLLASSVLTAVLWSMARFAHHQLPIPLPAAQVVNWLVSLVMVTLLFAVIYKLLPDVVLPWRSALVGAAITAALFILGKELFALYVSYVGIGSAYGTAGSLAILLLFAYYSAQVFFFGAEFTQVYAREQGTTIVTRRGAVRVTEQMREQASARRKLDRQDAARRGTNAAASQPQEKPISTVTAARSVSSSERSEWMALALAIAVVTLFGKWDKK encoded by the coding sequence ATGTCGCCGATCGGCCACGATGAAAGCGCCGTGCCGCCCCCGGGCCGCGGGGCGCGCTATTGGGGCATGCTGCGCGAAACCTATGTGGAGTGGCGGGACGACAAGGTGTCGCGGTTGGGTGCGGCGCTGGCGTACTACAGCTTTTTCTCGGTGGGGCCGCTGCTTTTGATCGCGATCGTGATTGCCGGGGCGGTGTATGGCGATCGCGCCCAGGATGAATCGACGCGGCAAGAGTTTCGCGCCCAGGTGGCCAACTATGTCGGCGCCGCGGCGGCGGAAAGCGTTGAAGGACTGATGAAGGCGGCCGATCGATCGCACGCGGGCACGCTGGCCACTTTGATGGGCATTGCCGGCCTGTTGTTCGGCGCCACCGGCGCGGTGGTGGCGCTCAAGGACGCGCTGAACACGATTTGGGGAGTGATGGAGCCGATGGACGCCCCCTGGTGGTCGACGCTTCGCGACCGCTTGATGTCGCTGGTAATCGTGTTCGCCGTAGGGGTGCTGCTGTTGGCGTCGTCGGTGCTAACCGCCGTGTTGTGGTCAATGGCTCGTTTTGCCCACCATCAGTTGCCGATCCCGCTTCCGGCGGCGCAGGTCGTCAACTGGCTGGTGTCGTTGGTGATGGTCACGCTGCTGTTTGCGGTGATCTACAAGTTGCTGCCCGACGTTGTGTTGCCGTGGCGCAGCGCGCTGGTGGGGGCAGCCATTACCGCCGCGCTATTCATCCTCGGCAAGGAGTTGTTCGCCCTGTACGTGAGCTATGTGGGCATTGGCTCGGCGTACGGCACCGCGGGATCGTTGGCGATTTTGCTGTTGTTCGCCTATTACTCGGCGCAGGTGTTCTTTTTTGGGGCGGAGTTCACCCAAGTCTACGCGCGCGAGCAAGGGACGACGATCGTCACGCGCCGCGGCGCGGTGCGTGTGACCGAACAGATGCGAGAGCAGGCCAGCGCGCGCCGCAAGCTCGACCGGCAAGATGCGGCGAGACGCGGGACGAATGCCGCCGCCAGCCAGCCCCAAGAGAAGCCCATATCGACTGTAACGGCCGCGCGTTCCGTTTCGAGTTCCGAGCGGAGCGAGTGGATGGCGCTGGCGCTGGCAATCGCCGTTGTGACGCTATTTGGTAAATGGGACAAAAAGTGA
- the def gene encoding peptide deformylase, with product MRIIQYPHPTLRHPSKPLRRVDPELREIVREMFGLMYQAEGIGLAANQVDLPYRLFVMNVSADATKPENELVFINPVITNSKGSAEAEEGCLSLPGIYGQVKRPEKVTVNAYGLDGREMRLELDGLAARAAQHEIDHLDGVLFIDRISPTSMMAIKEAVAEMELQFASQRERREIPGDADIAARLTELENART from the coding sequence GTGCGCATTATCCAATACCCGCATCCCACCTTGCGACATCCCTCCAAGCCGCTGCGCCGTGTCGACCCCGAACTGCGCGAGATCGTCCGCGAAATGTTTGGCCTGATGTACCAGGCCGAGGGCATTGGCCTGGCCGCCAATCAGGTCGATCTGCCCTATCGGCTGTTTGTCATGAACGTGTCGGCCGACGCCACCAAGCCCGAAAACGAGTTGGTCTTCATCAATCCCGTCATCACCAATAGCAAAGGCAGCGCCGAGGCCGAAGAAGGCTGCCTCAGCCTCCCGGGCATCTATGGCCAGGTCAAACGACCAGAGAAGGTGACCGTCAACGCCTACGGTCTCGATGGCCGCGAAATGCGCTTGGAACTCGACGGACTGGCGGCCCGCGCGGCGCAGCACGAGATCGACCATCTCGATGGGGTGCTGTTCATCGATCGCATTTCTCCCACCAGCATGATGGCCATCAAAGAGGCGGTCGCGGAGATGGAACTGCAATTCGCCAGCCAGCGCGAGCGCCGCGAGATCCCCGGCGACGCCGACATCGCCGCGCGGTTGACCGAACTGGAAAACGCCCGCACCTAA
- the fmt gene encoding methionyl-tRNA formyltransferase — translation MRLVMMGTGAFAVPTLQALYDSPHEVLALVTQPPRASRGRPAPVNPMRALAEQNLTPIYEFEQVNSDEARATLAWLRPELLIVADYGQILSRETLAIAPHGGVNLHGSLLPKYRGAAPINWAVYQGDRQTGVTTIHMTPQVDAGPCLAQATTPIDPDENAVELENRLAALGAPLVLQTIDMIAAGSPRPLPQDPALATKAPRLKKTDGAIDWSRSARDIKNQIRALEPWPKTHTFWLRKNAEPLRLILEQVRVVEGDGGAALPGTVIAADEGDLYIATGQGILAIDRVQPAGKRPLATAEFLRGYPVQPGDRLGREVPTA, via the coding sequence ATGCGGCTGGTCATGATGGGTACCGGCGCCTTTGCCGTTCCCACCCTTCAAGCGCTCTACGATTCACCGCACGAAGTGCTGGCTCTGGTCACCCAACCTCCCCGCGCCAGTCGCGGGCGCCCGGCGCCGGTCAATCCCATGCGCGCCTTGGCGGAACAAAATCTCACTCCGATCTACGAATTCGAGCAGGTCAACTCCGACGAGGCCCGCGCCACACTGGCTTGGCTACGGCCAGAGCTATTGATCGTGGCCGACTATGGGCAGATCCTTTCGCGCGAGACACTGGCCATCGCCCCGCATGGTGGCGTGAACCTGCACGGTTCGCTCCTCCCCAAGTACCGCGGCGCCGCTCCGATCAACTGGGCGGTCTACCAGGGCGACCGCCAGACCGGCGTGACCACCATTCACATGACGCCGCAGGTCGACGCTGGTCCCTGCCTCGCACAGGCCACCACCCCAATCGACCCGGACGAAAACGCAGTCGAGCTTGAAAACCGGCTGGCCGCGCTGGGGGCGCCCTTGGTGCTGCAAACCATCGACATGATCGCCGCCGGTTCTCCCCGGCCGCTGCCGCAAGATCCCGCGCTGGCCACCAAAGCGCCGCGACTTAAAAAGACAGACGGCGCCATCGACTGGTCGCGCTCCGCCCGCGATATCAAAAACCAAATCCGCGCGCTCGAACCGTGGCCCAAGACCCACACGTTTTGGCTGCGAAAGAACGCCGAACCATTGCGACTGATCTTGGAGCAAGTCCGCGTCGTTGAGGGAGACGGCGGCGCGGCGCTCCCCGGAACGGTCATCGCAGCCGACGAGGGCGATCTTTACATCGCCACCGGGCAAGGCATCTTGGCCATCGATCGCGTTCAACCGGCCGGCAAACGCCCGCTCGCCACCGCCGAATTCTTGCGCGGCTATCCCGTCCAACCGGGCGACCGCCTGGGGCGGGAGGTCCCTACCGCTTGA